A single region of the Oceanicola sp. 502str15 genome encodes:
- a CDS encoding bifunctional class I SAM-dependent methyltransferase/DEAD/DEAH box helicase — translation MATPKPHPNLPSRQRLQYALSQIGREIEDRPLRTSSLARIMRETFGGSDAAGAWSWRMAYDMMQAAAALRVAGAGAEDAASLTRMLAARLLSETRRSEQQIRLQQFSTPLPYAALVARAAAIRSGDTVLEPSAGTGALATFAARAGARLMLNEIDPFRRALLGALFQVEVTGFDAEHIDDLLATPDRPSVVLMNPPFASSVDRSRDRHIAAKHLISAAKRLAPGGRLVAILPLGFSPERDAAHWARVIAIAKPRLALSVPGHVYARLGTSVDTQLLVFDKVEEEVELRRAAIDHLDGAANYIDKVAASRPPAAVARPRLPLRPGPQRLTGANARRSRIVSAPSARSSSHATIPLTFTTLATPRENAPVSDIYARYRPQRIKIAGAREHPTPLVESIAMASVAPPMPSTGGARELRLPARLVEEGHLSEAQLETILMAHDAHARDLPGRFTIDSDHTRLTRADDDPEARAYRLGYFLGDGTGCGKGRECAGLILVNWLAGRRKAIWISKSATLIEDALRDWTDLGGSPADIQPLSRWKPDQPIPMGDGILFVTYATLRSAGKCGTTRLGQILDWMGDEFDGVLAFDEAHAMQNAAGSDQGRGVKPSQQGLAGLRLQLAAPRARVFYISATGATSVSNLAYAARLGLWGPGPEYPFPSRESFVAAMEAGGVAAMEVVARDLKTLGFYTARALSFDGVEYDLLEHALTPAQVEIYDAYAGAFRTIHHNLEAALTATGVNDASGQTNASAAKASAKSRFESTKQRFFNHLLMGMKAPTVIRAIAQDIAQGYACVVQVVSTGESLLKRRLEAMDPEDALVEGALTPRDYVLSYLEQAFPIHAQKLVEIEGTIVAEPLRDAEGELVVSREALALRDAAMLELMSLAPIPAALDQILWAFGDEAVAEVTGRSIRPLKSREGALFIETRSASSNSSETRAFMEGEKDILIFSDAGGTGRSYHAAETARNQKRRRHYLLEPGWRADAAIQGLGRTHRSAQVSAPFFRVCTSDVHGEKRFTSTIARRLDQLGALTKGQRETGAQGMFRPEDNLESPIARSALRGYYADLAAGRARAMSYAQFSDWTALRLTDQDGVLLEDLPPIQRFLNRVLALPIHMQNALFAEFMARIADQTERARAAGTLDLGVETLRGERIEQVSTEDLWTCPRSGAVTRIVGLEVTDPVHVLSAEEALDRNPDKLAMINRASGRAGLISSRPMQIYDEEIVTLMRKVTRPTGSSYVEEERFERSAWEQIEPEEFLRLWGEEADCLPKVSTTKLYLLTGLLLPIWKDIPSGNERIYRVTPEGQPSMIGRTVSEDGAAALRARFMVGTPTTPQEMLTAALGTSAPVDLGRGLSLVRRRVAGAVRLEIDGADKGEIEGLKAVGCFTEIIAYQLRVFVPHGDGVDPAAILERIVGARGEATKAA, via the coding sequence ATGGCCACGCCCAAGCCCCATCCCAACCTTCCGTCCCGCCAGCGCCTGCAGTACGCGCTTTCCCAGATCGGCCGCGAGATCGAAGACCGGCCGCTCAGGACCTCCTCGCTGGCCCGGATCATGCGCGAGACCTTCGGCGGCAGCGACGCCGCGGGCGCGTGGTCCTGGCGGATGGCCTACGACATGATGCAGGCCGCTGCCGCGCTGCGCGTTGCGGGCGCGGGGGCCGAAGACGCGGCTTCGCTGACGCGTATGCTGGCCGCGCGGCTTCTGAGCGAAACGCGCCGCTCCGAGCAGCAGATCCGGCTGCAGCAATTCTCGACGCCGCTGCCCTATGCGGCGCTGGTTGCGCGCGCGGCGGCGATCAGGTCGGGCGATACCGTCCTTGAGCCCTCGGCCGGCACCGGAGCGCTCGCCACTTTCGCCGCGCGGGCGGGCGCCAGGTTGATGCTCAACGAGATCGACCCCTTTCGCAGGGCGCTTCTCGGGGCCTTGTTCCAGGTTGAGGTCACCGGCTTCGACGCCGAGCACATCGACGACCTCCTGGCGACCCCCGACCGGCCGAGCGTTGTCCTGATGAACCCGCCCTTCGCCTCCTCGGTTGACCGGTCGCGGGACAGGCACATCGCGGCCAAGCATCTCATCTCGGCGGCGAAGCGGCTCGCGCCCGGTGGGCGTCTGGTCGCGATCCTGCCCTTGGGGTTCTCACCCGAGCGGGACGCGGCGCACTGGGCGCGGGTCATCGCGATCGCCAAACCGCGTCTCGCCCTCTCGGTCCCGGGCCATGTCTACGCCAGGCTCGGTACCAGCGTGGACACCCAGCTCCTGGTCTTCGACAAGGTCGAGGAGGAGGTCGAGTTGCGTCGCGCGGCCATCGATCACCTGGACGGGGCCGCGAATTACATCGACAAGGTTGCCGCATCCCGCCCTCCGGCTGCAGTGGCCCGACCCAGGCTGCCTCTCCGGCCCGGACCGCAGCGGCTAACTGGTGCCAACGCCCGCAGATCGCGGATCGTGAGTGCGCCATCCGCGAGATCCAGCTCCCATGCCACGATCCCGCTGACGTTCACGACCCTCGCGACCCCGCGCGAGAATGCGCCCGTCTCCGACATCTATGCGCGCTATCGCCCGCAGCGGATCAAGATCGCGGGCGCGCGGGAGCACCCGACGCCGCTTGTCGAGAGCATCGCCATGGCCTCGGTGGCCCCGCCGATGCCGTCGACCGGTGGCGCCCGCGAGTTGCGGCTGCCGGCCCGCCTGGTCGAAGAGGGCCATCTCTCCGAGGCGCAGCTCGAGACCATCCTCATGGCGCATGACGCCCATGCCCGCGACCTGCCAGGCCGGTTCACCATCGACTCCGACCACACCCGTCTGACGCGGGCCGACGATGATCCGGAGGCCCGCGCCTACCGGCTCGGCTATTTCCTCGGCGACGGCACCGGCTGCGGCAAGGGCCGGGAATGCGCCGGGCTCATCCTGGTGAACTGGCTCGCGGGACGCCGCAAGGCCATCTGGATCTCGAAATCCGCGACGCTCATCGAGGATGCGCTGCGCGACTGGACCGATCTTGGCGGCTCGCCCGCCGACATCCAGCCGCTCTCCAGATGGAAGCCCGATCAGCCGATCCCGATGGGCGACGGCATCCTCTTCGTGACCTATGCGACGCTGCGTTCGGCAGGCAAATGCGGAACGACCCGCCTGGGCCAGATCCTCGATTGGATGGGGGACGAGTTCGACGGCGTGCTGGCCTTCGACGAGGCGCATGCGATGCAGAACGCCGCCGGGTCTGACCAGGGCAGGGGGGTCAAACCCTCGCAGCAGGGTCTTGCGGGACTGCGGCTGCAACTTGCCGCGCCCCGCGCCCGGGTCTTCTACATTTCGGCCACGGGCGCGACGAGCGTCTCGAACCTCGCCTATGCCGCACGCCTCGGGCTCTGGGGTCCGGGGCCGGAATACCCCTTCCCGAGCCGCGAGAGTTTCGTCGCGGCGATGGAGGCTGGCGGGGTGGCGGCGATGGAGGTGGTGGCCCGCGACCTGAAAACGCTCGGCTTCTACACCGCCCGCGCGCTCAGCTTCGATGGCGTGGAATACGACTTGCTCGAACATGCGCTGACCCCGGCGCAGGTCGAGATCTACGATGCCTATGCCGGCGCCTTCCGGACGATCCACCACAATCTCGAGGCCGCGCTGACCGCGACCGGCGTCAACGATGCCTCCGGCCAGACCAACGCCTCCGCCGCCAAGGCCTCGGCGAAGTCGCGCTTCGAGAGCACCAAGCAGCGCTTCTTCAACCACCTCCTGATGGGGATGAAAGCCCCGACCGTCATCCGCGCCATCGCGCAGGATATCGCGCAGGGCTACGCCTGCGTCGTCCAGGTGGTCTCCACCGGCGAGAGCCTTCTGAAGCGGCGGCTCGAGGCGATGGACCCGGAAGACGCGCTGGTCGAGGGGGCGTTGACGCCGCGGGACTACGTGCTCTCCTACCTCGAGCAGGCCTTCCCGATCCACGCCCAGAAGCTCGTCGAGATCGAGGGCACGATCGTGGCCGAGCCGCTCCGGGATGCGGAGGGCGAACTGGTCGTCTCGCGGGAGGCGCTGGCCCTGCGCGATGCGGCGATGCTCGAGCTGATGTCCCTGGCGCCGATCCCCGCGGCGCTCGACCAGATCCTCTGGGCTTTCGGCGACGAGGCCGTGGCCGAGGTCACCGGGCGCTCCATCCGCCCCCTGAAATCCCGGGAGGGCGCGCTCTTCATCGAGACGCGCAGCGCCAGCAGCAATTCCTCGGAAACCCGCGCCTTCATGGAGGGCGAGAAGGACATTCTCATCTTCTCCGACGCCGGCGGGACCGGGCGGTCCTATCATGCCGCCGAGACCGCGAGGAACCAGAAACGGCGCCGGCACTACCTCCTCGAGCCCGGCTGGCGCGCCGATGCGGCGATCCAGGGGCTCGGCCGCACCCATCGCTCGGCCCAGGTCTCGGCGCCCTTCTTCCGGGTCTGCACCTCGGACGTGCACGGCGAGAAACGCTTCACCTCGACGATCGCCCGGAGGCTCGACCAGCTGGGCGCGCTCACCAAGGGCCAGCGCGAGACCGGCGCGCAGGGGATGTTCCGGCCCGAGGACAATCTCGAAAGCCCGATTGCGCGCTCCGCGCTCCGGGGCTACTACGCCGACCTGGCCGCCGGGCGTGCCCGTGCGATGAGCTACGCGCAGTTCTCGGACTGGACCGCGCTGAGATTGACCGACCAGGACGGCGTGCTGCTCGAGGATCTGCCGCCGATCCAGCGGTTCCTGAACCGGGTTCTGGCGCTGCCGATCCACATGCAGAACGCGCTCTTTGCCGAATTCATGGCCCGAATTGCCGATCAGACCGAACGGGCGCGCGCCGCCGGCACGCTCGATCTCGGGGTGGAGACCCTGCGTGGCGAGCGGATCGAGCAGGTCTCGACGGAGGATCTCTGGACCTGCCCGCGCTCCGGGGCGGTGACCCGCATCGTCGGGCTCGAAGTGACGGACCCTGTCCACGTGCTCTCGGCGGAGGAGGCGCTGGACCGCAACCCGGACAAGCTGGCGATGATTAATCGCGCCTCCGGGCGTGCGGGGCTGATCTCGTCGCGGCCGATGCAGATCTACGACGAGGAGATCGTCACCCTCATGCGCAAGGTGACCCGGCCGACCGGGTCGAGTTACGTGGAGGAGGAGAGGTTCGAGCGCTCGGCGTGGGAGCAGATCGAACCGGAGGAGTTCCTGCGGCTCTGGGGCGAAGAGGCCGACTGCCTGCCCAAGGTGAGCACGACGAAGCTCTACCTGCTGACCGGGCTGCTGCTGCCGATCTGGAAGGACATCCCCTCGGGCAACGAGCGGATCTACCGGGTCACGCCCGAAGGCCAACCGAGCATGATCGGCCGGACCGTCAGCGAGGACGGCGCCGCGGCCCTGCGCGCCCGGTTCATGGTGGGCACGCCGACAACCCCGCAGGAGATGCTCACCGCCGCCCTGGGCACCAGCGCACCGGTCGATCTGGGCCGCGGACTGTCGCTCGTGCGCCGTCGCGTGGCCGGCGCCGTGCGGCTGGAGATCGACGGCGCGGACAAGGGCGAAATCGAAGGGCTGAAAGCAGTGGGGTGTTTCACCGAGATCATCGCCTACCAGCTCCGGGTCTTCGTGCCGCATGGGGACGGTGTCGATCCCGCCGCGATCCTGGAACGGATTGTCGGCGCTCGTGGCGAGGCAACTAAAGCGGCCTGA
- a CDS encoding type II toxin-antitoxin system mRNA interferase toxin, RelE/StbE family, which produces MPGLEWTATSIADLLAIIDYISDDNPDAAQALKDEIEDKAARLPEHPRMYRAGRVDSTREMVVRPNYIVVYTETPDTVTILRVLHAAQQWP; this is translated from the coding sequence GTGCCGGGTCTTGAATGGACGGCCACGTCCATTGCCGACCTGCTGGCCATCATCGACTATATTTCAGACGACAACCCGGACGCCGCACAAGCCCTGAAGGACGAAATCGAGGACAAGGCCGCTCGCCTTCCGGAGCATCCTCGAATGTACCGCGCGGGCCGCGTCGACAGCACCCGCGAGATGGTCGTGCGCCCGAACTACATCGTGGTCTATACCGAGACGCCGGACACCGTGACGATCCTTCGAGTGTTGCACGCGGCGCAGCAATGGCCTTGA
- a CDS encoding type II toxin-antitoxin system RelB/DinJ family antitoxin, protein MPAQTSMLHVRVDDQLKAQASDALAGVGLTLSDAVRILLTRVAAEGGLPAGLTADPEAYDAWFRAKVQEALEDPRPAKPHTQVMQEAQALIDGKRRAGS, encoded by the coding sequence ATGCCCGCCCAGACATCCATGCTCCATGTCCGTGTCGATGACCAGTTGAAAGCCCAGGCCTCCGACGCGCTCGCCGGCGTCGGTCTCACCTTGTCGGATGCCGTGCGAATTCTCTTGACGCGCGTGGCCGCCGAAGGCGGATTGCCGGCGGGGCTGACAGCGGACCCCGAAGCCTACGACGCCTGGTTTCGTGCCAAGGTGCAGGAAGCTCTCGAGGATCCGCGCCCGGCCAAGCCTCATACGCAAGTCATGCAGGAAGCACAGGCACTGATCGACGGAAAGCGCCGTGCCGGGTCTTGA
- a CDS encoding regulator → MALLSFPAAGVAAQIAHARSCSTFLPNWHGPVGEPALILVVGTGVHLRSNGLDGTTTRIVTTDHADPAFVFAEGLNPFRDPDWMAARRAAFRDLTGQTYTDILDDVQMLIDRGHDTLRLATDGHRIRAFARRAADYLIGGAYDVPSGLGGTFRVILRDVTETCAIVQNLGNCEDFDEMPTYRVPLDALTEIDSRRAA, encoded by the coding sequence ATGGCCCTTCTCAGCTTTCCCGCGGCAGGCGTCGCAGCCCAGATCGCGCATGCCCGCAGCTGCTCGACCTTCCTGCCCAACTGGCACGGACCGGTCGGCGAACCCGCCCTGATCCTCGTCGTCGGCACCGGCGTTCATCTGCGCTCGAACGGCCTCGATGGCACCACGACGCGGATCGTCACGACGGACCATGCCGATCCGGCATTCGTCTTCGCCGAGGGCCTCAACCCGTTCCGGGACCCGGACTGGATGGCGGCCCGGCGGGCGGCCTTCCGCGACCTGACCGGGCAAACTTACACCGACATTCTCGACGACGTGCAGATGCTGATCGACCGCGGGCACGACACCCTCCGGCTCGCGACGGATGGGCATCGCATCCGCGCCTTCGCGCGCCGGGCGGCCGACTACCTGATCGGCGGGGCTTACGATGTGCCCTCCGGTCTCGGCGGGACGTTCCGCGTCATCCTCAGGGACGTCACCGAGACCTGCGCGATCGTCCAGAACCTTGGCAATTGCGAGGATTTCGACGAGATGCCGACCTACCGGGTGCCGCTCGACGCGCTGACCGAGATCGATAGCCGGAGGGCGGCGTGA
- a CDS encoding ParB/RepB/Spo0J family partition protein, with product MTQCLKPVSVAIGDLVAHPANVRARSPESYASENIAHLKASIAVLGLLQPLLVQKLSAGFGVLAGGRRHAALVELVADKTEKGFTRSTKVDCRLVPDDCDVTTALSLAENITQEPMGAIDEFEAFARMMEVDGQTPETIARTFGTTVAAVKGRLRYGLIHPEIRDAARAKSITLDVMKAFADHPSQAVQKEVFEALTQDDSYLQAYTVRQALKSRGVQVSDDIGAFVRAEYEARGGAIAADLLEEHSVLEDAGLVETILLEKLTGAAEEERARQGFSWGEAVIRYDYAAMADYGRVYPGPIEPDAKGRKRLETITAELEQLEREMEDEGLYARVDALEAEARDLQEAYSAEDLARSGVIASWSNGQVTLHVGLVRPEDRADGAGKIDGASGDTGDKDSDEIVYPASLTEDLKTERAMALGAAMALHPEATLDLTLFKLVTDVLRQGMSVTQAIKVDARTEYRTHAKMDEICGTSRAQMAEVQDALDLSWADEARSPADRFAAFRALDAGAKARLVAYATAATTQSCFARDPQRDSLMHAFESEVMPDLRAHWTPNAALFSRFKKAWLLKILGEELGLAQEAVTLASSTKKEVVAFCDRLFAEPFATLTEAQRAAVAAWCPPMMQTAGVEPVEAAQVETPHDATEAADAA from the coding sequence ATGACTCAATGTCTCAAACCCGTCTCCGTCGCCATCGGCGATCTCGTGGCCCATCCGGCCAATGTGCGCGCCCGGTCGCCGGAGAGCTACGCCTCCGAGAACATCGCGCATCTCAAGGCCAGCATCGCCGTCCTCGGCCTGCTGCAGCCGCTCCTGGTGCAGAAGCTCTCGGCCGGGTTCGGCGTGCTCGCCGGCGGCCGACGCCACGCGGCCCTCGTTGAGCTGGTCGCCGACAAGACCGAGAAAGGCTTCACCAGGAGCACCAAGGTCGACTGCCGCCTCGTGCCCGACGACTGCGACGTGACCACCGCGCTCTCGCTCGCCGAGAACATCACCCAGGAGCCGATGGGGGCGATCGACGAGTTCGAGGCTTTCGCCCGGATGATGGAGGTCGACGGGCAGACCCCCGAGACGATCGCGAGGACCTTCGGCACGACTGTGGCGGCGGTGAAGGGCCGTCTGCGCTACGGGCTCATCCACCCGGAGATCCGTGACGCGGCGCGCGCGAAATCCATCACCCTCGATGTGATGAAGGCCTTTGCCGATCACCCGAGCCAGGCGGTCCAGAAAGAGGTCTTCGAGGCGCTCACCCAAGACGACAGTTACTTGCAGGCCTACACGGTGCGCCAGGCGCTGAAGTCCCGCGGCGTGCAGGTCAGCGACGACATCGGCGCCTTCGTGCGCGCGGAGTACGAGGCGCGGGGCGGTGCGATCGCGGCCGACCTCCTCGAGGAGCATTCGGTCCTCGAAGACGCGGGGCTCGTCGAGACGATTCTGCTCGAGAAGCTGACGGGGGCCGCCGAGGAGGAACGCGCGCGTCAGGGTTTTTCTTGGGGCGAGGCGGTCATCCGCTACGACTACGCGGCGATGGCCGACTACGGCCGGGTCTATCCCGGTCCGATCGAGCCTGACGCGAAGGGCCGCAAGCGCCTCGAGACGATCACCGCCGAGCTCGAGCAGCTCGAGCGCGAGATGGAGGACGAGGGCCTCTACGCGCGGGTCGACGCCCTGGAGGCCGAGGCGCGCGATCTGCAGGAGGCCTACAGCGCCGAGGATCTTGCCCGTTCCGGCGTGATCGCCTCCTGGTCGAACGGGCAGGTGACGCTGCATGTCGGCCTCGTGCGCCCCGAGGACCGGGCGGACGGTGCCGGCAAGATAGATGGCGCGTCTGGCGACACGGGCGACAAGGACAGCGACGAGATCGTCTACCCGGCCTCCCTGACCGAGGACCTGAAGACAGAGCGGGCCATGGCGCTCGGGGCCGCGATGGCGCTCCATCCCGAGGCCACGCTCGACCTGACCCTCTTCAAGCTCGTCACCGACGTTCTGCGCCAGGGCATGAGCGTCACCCAGGCGATCAAGGTCGATGCCCGGACGGAGTATCGTACCCACGCGAAGATGGACGAGATCTGTGGCACCTCGCGCGCGCAGATGGCCGAGGTGCAGGACGCTCTCGATCTCTCCTGGGCGGACGAGGCGCGGTCGCCCGCCGACCGGTTCGCGGCCTTCCGGGCGCTCGACGCCGGCGCGAAGGCAAGGCTCGTGGCCTATGCGACGGCGGCGACGACCCAGTCCTGCTTCGCCCGGGATCCTCAGCGTGACAGCCTGATGCATGCCTTCGAAAGCGAGGTGATGCCCGACCTCCGCGCGCACTGGACGCCGAACGCGGCGCTCTTCAGCCGCTTCAAGAAGGCCTGGCTCCTTAAGATCCTCGGAGAGGAGCTCGGGCTCGCGCAGGAGGCCGTGACGCTTGCCTCCTCGACCAAGAAGGAGGTTGTCGCCTTCTGTGACAGGCTCTTCGCCGAGCCCTTCGCCACGCTCACCGAAGCGCAGCGGGCAGCGGTCGCGGCCTGGTGCCCGCCGATGATGCAGACGGCAGGTGTCGAACCGGTCGAGGCGGCCCAGGTCGAGACCCCGCACGATGCCACCGAAGCGGCGGACGCCGCCTGA
- a CDS encoding DUF3768 domain-containing protein, with translation MSHPDPSDHSPPEAAAIAAQNDAFRRFACLGHALDRPMPGRLHVTRSVFEAGPSVLAEAVKATGAFDRFEPENDPEGWHDFGAVTIQGETVFWKIDLYETASDFRYGAETPDNPETTTRVLTIMMARDW, from the coding sequence ATGAGCCATCCCGACCCCTCAGACCATTCCCCGCCGGAGGCGGCCGCGATCGCCGCGCAGAACGATGCCTTCCGCAGGTTTGCCTGCCTCGGGCATGCCTTGGACCGACCGATGCCGGGGCGCCTCCACGTGACGCGGTCCGTCTTCGAAGCCGGCCCTTCCGTCCTGGCCGAGGCCGTGAAGGCGACCGGCGCCTTCGACCGCTTCGAGCCCGAGAACGATCCCGAGGGCTGGCACGATTTCGGGGCCGTCACGATCCAGGGCGAGACGGTGTTCTGGAAGATCGATCTCTACGAGACCGCCTCGGACTTCCGCTACGGCGCCGAGACCCCCGACAACCCCGAGACCACCACGCGTGTCCTGACCATCATGATGGCGCGCGACTGGTAG
- a CDS encoding ArdC family protein yields the protein MANLTKPKFDAAASITDELISIIERGVLPWRQPWTVGGSALPLRQTGEPYQGLNNFLLTMRTMMAGYGSPYWMTLKQANDLDARVIKGSKSAVVVYYGTAERSPAESTSDTDAEDEDPKSIPFPKSYRVFNADQIEGLPDRFHPDPDPVPEHPAADPIPHMQDFFEAIAIPTVFTGTEAYYLPPADKIFMPTITRFEDPRDFYGVWAHELAHATKAPHRLNRDYGFSRFGNTAYAREEIVAELTSCFLGQKLGFTAHTLEMNAAYLHNWLRVLRADKRAIFKHAADAQRACDYLVAASAAGQGDQAA from the coding sequence ATGGCCAACTTAACCAAGCCAAAATTCGACGCCGCCGCGTCGATCACCGACGAACTCATCAGCATCATCGAGCGGGGCGTGCTGCCCTGGCGCCAACCCTGGACCGTGGGCGGCAGCGCTCTCCCGCTGCGCCAGACCGGCGAACCCTACCAGGGCTTGAACAACTTCCTCCTGACGATGCGGACGATGATGGCGGGCTATGGCTCGCCCTACTGGATGACGCTGAAGCAGGCCAACGACCTGGATGCACGGGTGATCAAGGGCTCGAAGTCAGCGGTCGTCGTCTACTACGGCACCGCCGAGCGCAGTCCTGCGGAGAGCACATCCGACACTGATGCTGAAGACGAGGACCCCAAGTCCATCCCCTTCCCGAAGTCCTATCGCGTCTTCAACGCCGATCAGATCGAGGGTCTGCCAGACCGCTTCCATCCCGACCCGGACCCGGTGCCCGAGCATCCCGCGGCCGATCCCATCCCGCACATGCAGGACTTCTTCGAGGCGATCGCCATCCCCACGGTCTTTACCGGCACCGAGGCCTACTATCTGCCGCCCGCTGACAAGATCTTCATGCCGACGATCACGCGGTTCGAGGATCCCCGCGATTTCTACGGCGTCTGGGCGCATGAACTGGCCCATGCGACCAAGGCGCCGCATCGCCTGAACCGCGATTACGGGTTCTCCCGCTTCGGTAACACCGCCTATGCCCGCGAAGAGATCGTCGCCGAGCTCACCTCGTGCTTCCTCGGCCAGAAGCTCGGGTTCACGGCGCATACGCTCGAGATGAATGCCGCCTATCTCCACAACTGGCTCCGCGTGCTGCGCGCCGACAAGCGCGCGATCTTCAAGCATGCGGCGGACGCGCAACGGGCCTGCGATTACCTGGTCGCAGCGTCAGCCGCGGGGCAGGGGGACCAGGCCGCGTGA
- the iolB gene encoding 5-deoxy-glucuronate isomerase, whose product MADLLKRPFGTHGKVHEITPQSAGWRYVGFSLYRLRAGESAAEATGSNEVILVMVEGKATFESAGKDWGELGDRMDVFEKSPPHCLYLPNGTDWRAEATTDCVIAVCSAPGMGGHAARRIGPDGITLTQRGKGNNTRHINNIAMENEDYCDSLLVTEVFTPDGNWSSYPSHRHDEDDYPRITYLEETYYHRLNPKDGFGIQRVYTDDLRLNETMAVHDGDVVCVPRGHHPCGAPYGFEMYYLNVMAGPLRKWRFVPAAPVAWIMKRDV is encoded by the coding sequence ATGGCTGACCTTCTCAAGCGCCCCTTCGGCACCCACGGCAAGGTGCACGAGATCACCCCGCAATCGGCCGGCTGGCGCTACGTGGGGTTCTCGCTCTACCGGCTGCGGGCCGGGGAGAGCGCGGCGGAGGCGACGGGCAGCAACGAGGTGATCCTCGTGATGGTCGAGGGCAAGGCCACGTTCGAGAGCGCCGGCAAGGACTGGGGCGAGTTGGGCGACCGGATGGACGTGTTCGAGAAGAGCCCGCCGCATTGCCTCTACCTGCCGAACGGCACCGACTGGCGGGCCGAGGCAACGACCGATTGCGTAATCGCGGTCTGCTCGGCGCCGGGCATGGGCGGGCACGCGGCGCGGCGGATCGGGCCGGACGGGATCACCCTCACCCAGCGCGGCAAGGGCAACAACACCCGGCACATCAACAACATCGCGATGGAGAACGAGGACTACTGCGACAGCCTTCTGGTGACCGAGGTGTTCACGCCCGATGGCAACTGGTCGTCCTATCCGAGCCACCGGCATGACGAGGACGATTATCCGCGCATCACCTATCTCGAGGAGACTTATTACCACCGGCTGAACCCCAAGGACGGCTTCGGCATCCAGCGGGTCTACACCGACGACCTGCGGCTCAACGAGACCATGGCGGTGCATGACGGCGACGTCGTCTGCGTGCCGCGCGGCCACCACCCCTGCGGCGCTCCCTACGGCTTCGAGATGTATTACCTCAATGTCATGGCCGGTCCGCTCAGGAAATGGCGCTTCGTCCCCGCCGCGCCGGTCGCCTGGATCATGAAACGGGACGTCTGA
- the iolE gene encoding myo-inosose-2 dehydratase, which produces MSVKIGISLIAWQNDDLPELTAAYTTEGAMEDAGRIGYAGVERGRRMPADTEGLRAYLDRYGVALCGGWYSGSLLVNGVEDEKALIAGQVEQFAALGAPCVVYGECSNTVQGAADVPVSRRPKLGRDEITAFAKRLTELAKWSMDQGVPISFHHHMGSVIEDAEDIDWLMEGSGPELTLLYDTGHLHFAAADVMGVLDKWAHRVHHVHYKDVRQPVLDRIRSADGSFLDAVAAGAFTVPGDPEGCIDFQAVTDKLKAMDYAGWIVVEAEQDPAMAPPYDYAKMGYEHIVEICGRSGLEISGRG; this is translated from the coding sequence ATGAGCGTCAAGATCGGCATCTCCCTGATCGCCTGGCAGAACGACGACCTGCCCGAGCTGACCGCGGCCTACACCACCGAAGGGGCGATGGAGGACGCGGGGAGGATCGGCTACGCCGGCGTCGAGCGCGGCCGCCGGATGCCCGCAGACACCGAGGGCCTGCGCGCCTATCTCGACCGCTACGGCGTGGCGCTGTGCGGTGGCTGGTACTCCGGCAGCCTGCTGGTCAACGGCGTCGAGGACGAGAAGGCGCTGATCGCCGGGCAGGTGGAGCAGTTCGCCGCGCTCGGCGCGCCCTGCGTGGTCTACGGCGAGTGCTCCAACACGGTGCAGGGGGCGGCCGATGTACCGGTCTCGCGCCGCCCGAAACTCGGGCGCGACGAGATCACGGCCTTTGCCAAAAGGCTCACAGAGCTGGCCAAGTGGTCGATGGACCAGGGGGTCCCGATCTCGTTCCACCACCACATGGGCTCGGTCATCGAGGACGCAGAAGACATCGACTGGCTGATGGAGGGCAGTGGCCCGGAGCTGACCCTGCTCTACGACACCGGCCATCTGCACTTCGCCGCGGCCGACGTGATGGGCGTGCTCGACAAGTGGGCGCACCGGGTCCACCACGTGCATTACAAGGACGTGCGCCAGCCGGTGCTGGACCGGATCAGGTCCGCGGACGGGAGCTTCCTCGATGCGGTCGCTGCCGGCGCCTTCACGGTGCCGGGCGATCCCGAGGGCTGCATCGACTTCCAGGCCGTGACCGACAAGCTGAAGGCGATGGACTACGCCGGCTGGATCGTCGTGGAGGCCGAGCAGGACCCGGCCATGGCGCCGCCCTACGACTACGCGAAGATGGGCTACGAGCACATCGTGGAGATCTGCGGGCGGTCCGGGCTGGAGATTTCCGGCCGCGGTTGA